In Streptomyces alboniger, the following are encoded in one genomic region:
- a CDS encoding SMP-30/gluconolactonase/LRE family protein — translation MSGSDETVLYEILDDRFRTGRCANGDSRLEKLYGDCRWAEGPLYLPAWRQLIWSDIPNDRMLRWDEATGAVSVFRSAAGHSNGNTLDREGRLISCEQGNRRVTRTEPDGSLTVLADRYDGKRLNSPNDAVVRSDGSVWFSDPDFGITSDYEGFRAEREQDGLNVYRIDPATGEVRLVADCFEAPNGLVFSPDERQLYVSDTRGGVIRVFDVRDDGTLSDGDVFARTTDGVSHFDNLRFDDGGRLWAAAMDGGVHCYDPDGTLIGRLNIPEPVSNIAFGGPKNNRLFITATTSLYSLVMGITGLPRVRT, via the coding sequence ATGTCCGGCTCCGACGAGACTGTGCTGTACGAGATCCTGGACGACCGGTTCCGCACCGGACGGTGCGCCAACGGCGACAGCCGTTTGGAGAAGCTGTACGGCGACTGCCGCTGGGCGGAGGGGCCCCTCTACCTCCCGGCCTGGCGCCAGCTGATCTGGAGCGACATCCCGAACGACCGGATGCTGCGCTGGGACGAGGCGACCGGAGCGGTCTCCGTCTTCCGCTCCGCGGCCGGGCACAGCAACGGCAACACGCTCGACCGCGAGGGGCGGCTGATCTCCTGCGAGCAGGGCAACCGCAGGGTCACCCGCACCGAGCCGGACGGCAGCCTCACCGTGCTCGCCGACCGCTACGACGGCAAGCGGCTCAACAGCCCGAACGACGCGGTCGTACGCTCCGACGGCTCGGTGTGGTTCTCCGACCCCGACTTCGGGATCACCAGCGACTACGAGGGCTTCCGCGCGGAGCGCGAGCAGGACGGCCTCAACGTCTACCGGATCGACCCGGCCACGGGGGAGGTGCGCCTGGTCGCGGACTGCTTCGAGGCGCCGAACGGACTCGTCTTCTCACCCGACGAGCGGCAGTTGTACGTCTCGGACACGCGCGGCGGCGTCATCCGCGTCTTCGACGTCCGCGACGACGGAACGCTCTCCGACGGGGACGTCTTCGCCAGGACCACGGACGGCGTCAGCCACTTCGACAACCTCCGGTTCGACGACGGAGGGCGCCTGTGGGCGGCCGCCATGGACGGCGGGGTGCACTGCTACGACCCGGACGGGACGCTCATCGGCCGCCTGAACATCCCCGAGCCCGTCTCCAACATCGCCTTCGGCGGCCCCAAGAACAACCGCCTCTTCATCACCGCGACGACCTCGCTGTACTCCCTGGTGATGGGCATCACGGGGCTGCCGCGCGTGCGGACCTGA
- a CDS encoding SsgA family sporulation/cell division regulator, with the protein MSTVIEQAVEARLVAAAPRMPTIPATLHYDRRDPFAVRMSFPAPATLEGIEVYWTFARELLTEGVERAVGDGDVRVRPYGFDRTVVEFHAPEGTAIVHIRTGELRRFLHRSTALVPVGQEHRHVDLDQDLAELMRDAC; encoded by the coding sequence TTGTCCACCGTCATCGAACAAGCCGTAGAGGCCCGCCTGGTCGCCGCCGCGCCGCGGATGCCGACCATTCCCGCAACGCTCCACTACGACCGGCGGGACCCCTTCGCCGTACGGATGAGCTTCCCCGCCCCCGCGACGCTGGAGGGCATCGAGGTCTACTGGACCTTCGCCCGCGAACTGCTCACCGAGGGCGTGGAGCGCGCGGTGGGCGACGGCGACGTGCGGGTGCGGCCGTACGGTTTCGACCGCACGGTCGTGGAGTTCCACGCACCCGAGGGGACCGCGATCGTCCACATCCGCACCGGAGAACTCCGCCGTTTCCTGCACCGCTCGACGGCCCTGGTGCCGGTCGGCCAGGAGCACCGCCACGTCGACCTGGACCAGGACCTGGCGGAGCTGATGCGGGACGCGTGCTGA
- a CDS encoding YciI family protein, translating into MFLLELTYTAPVAAVDEQLAAHVAWLDEQYEAGVFLASGRKNPRDGGVIIAVARDRARIEEITAADPFVLAGVCEYRITEFYATKTVPALASYREQLPA; encoded by the coding sequence ATGTTCCTTCTCGAATTGACCTACACCGCGCCCGTCGCCGCCGTCGACGAGCAGCTGGCGGCCCATGTGGCCTGGCTCGACGAGCAGTACGAGGCCGGGGTGTTCCTCGCCTCCGGGCGCAAGAACCCGCGCGACGGCGGTGTGATCATCGCCGTGGCCCGGGACCGCGCGCGGATCGAGGAGATCACCGCGGCGGACCCGTTCGTCCTGGCCGGGGTCTGCGAGTACCGGATCACCGAGTTCTACGCGACGAAGACGGTCCCGGCACTCGCCTCGTACCGCGAGCAGCTGCCCGCGTAA
- a CDS encoding endonuclease V: protein MISYPLPSDWPADEKAARAVQDALRDRVVLDEPGPPPGTGHVTGVDVAYDDERDVVAAAVVVLDAATLDVVEEATAVGTVAFPYVPGLLAFREIPAVLTALSGLTADPGLVVCDGYGIAHPRRFGLASHLGVLTGLATMGVAKNPFTFSYEAPAAPRGSASPLLDGAEEVGRALRTREGVKPVFVSAGHRVTLANACAHALRLTPRYRLPESTRRADALCRAALRESAG from the coding sequence ATGATCAGCTACCCACTGCCCTCCGACTGGCCCGCCGACGAGAAGGCGGCCCGCGCCGTCCAGGACGCGTTGCGCGACCGCGTCGTACTCGACGAACCCGGTCCGCCGCCCGGCACCGGACACGTGACCGGGGTGGACGTCGCCTACGACGACGAGCGGGATGTCGTCGCCGCGGCCGTCGTCGTGCTCGACGCGGCGACGCTCGACGTGGTCGAGGAGGCGACGGCCGTCGGCACCGTGGCCTTCCCCTACGTGCCGGGCCTGCTCGCCTTCCGGGAGATCCCGGCCGTGCTCACCGCGCTCTCCGGGCTCACGGCCGATCCGGGCCTGGTCGTCTGCGACGGCTACGGCATCGCGCACCCCCGCCGCTTCGGCCTCGCGAGCCACCTCGGCGTCCTGACGGGACTGGCGACGATGGGCGTCGCGAAGAACCCCTTCACCTTCTCGTACGAGGCTCCGGCCGCGCCCCGCGGCAGCGCCTCACCCCTGCTGGACGGCGCGGAGGAGGTGGGCCGGGCGCTGCGCACCCGCGAGGGCGTGAAGCCGGTCTTCGTCTCGGCCGGCCACCGGGTGACGCTGGCCAACGCCTGCGCCCACGCGCTGCGCCTCACGCCCCGCTACCGCCTGCCGGAATCCACCCGCCGCGCGGACGCGCTGTGCCGGGCGGCCTTGCGGGAATCGGCCGGGTGA
- a CDS encoding ABC-F family ATP-binding cassette domain-containing protein, translated as MSTSPTSITCTSLTFTWADGTSVLDGLQVAFGPGRTGLIGVNGSGKSTLLKLIAGELTPTEGTVKVAGEVGYLPQSVTLDTGLRVDEVLGIAATRAALHAIEAGDAREEHFAVVGDDWDVEERALATLDQLGLGHIGLDRTTGEVSGGESVLLRLAALLLRRPDVLLLDEPTNNLDLYARRRLYAAVEAWSGVLVVVSHDRELLDLVDQIADLRDGEVSWYGGNFSAYEEVLAAEQEAAERMVRVAESDLRRQKRDLADAQVKLARRKRYGQKIQDSRSQPKILMGARKRAAQESAGKHRIMHEEKLAEAKERLDDAVEAVRDDDEIRVDLPHTLVHPGRTVLTLSGLELRYGARVQGEFELRGPERIALIGRNGAGKTTLLRTIAGELEAVAGEARAHVPMRFLPQRLDVLDGELTVAENVAAYAPDATNNRVRARLARFLFKGAKADQRAATLSGGERFRAALAALLLAEPAPQLLMLDEPTNNLDMASVRQLSSALESYEGALIVASHDLPFLESIGITRWLLLDGELKEITQEKKTEAVWFDD; from the coding sequence ATGTCTACTTCCCCCACCTCCATCACCTGCACGTCACTCACCTTCACCTGGGCCGACGGCACCAGCGTCCTCGACGGCCTGCAAGTGGCCTTCGGCCCCGGCAGGACCGGCCTCATCGGCGTCAACGGCTCAGGTAAATCAACCCTGTTGAAGCTGATCGCCGGTGAGCTGACCCCCACCGAAGGCACCGTCAAGGTCGCCGGCGAGGTCGGCTACCTGCCGCAGAGCGTCACCCTCGACACCGGCCTGCGCGTCGACGAGGTGCTCGGCATCGCCGCGACGCGCGCCGCGCTGCACGCCATCGAGGCGGGCGACGCGCGCGAGGAGCACTTCGCGGTGGTCGGCGACGACTGGGACGTCGAGGAGCGCGCCCTCGCGACCCTCGACCAGCTCGGCCTCGGCCACATCGGCCTCGACCGCACCACGGGCGAGGTCTCGGGCGGCGAGTCGGTGCTACTGCGCCTCGCCGCGCTGCTCCTGCGCCGGCCCGATGTCCTGCTGCTCGACGAACCGACCAACAACCTCGATCTGTACGCCCGTCGGCGTCTGTACGCGGCCGTCGAGGCGTGGTCCGGAGTCCTCGTCGTGGTCAGTCACGACCGTGAACTCCTCGATCTGGTCGACCAGATCGCCGATCTGCGGGACGGCGAGGTCAGTTGGTACGGCGGCAACTTCAGCGCGTACGAGGAAGTCCTCGCCGCCGAGCAGGAGGCGGCGGAGCGCATGGTGCGCGTCGCCGAGTCCGATCTGCGCAGGCAGAAGCGCGATCTGGCCGACGCCCAGGTCAAGTTGGCCCGCCGCAAGCGCTACGGCCAGAAGATCCAGGACAGCAGGAGCCAGCCGAAGATCTTGATGGGCGCCCGCAAACGGGCCGCACAGGAGTCGGCGGGCAAACACCGCATCATGCACGAGGAGAAGCTCGCCGAGGCCAAGGAGCGTCTCGACGACGCCGTGGAGGCGGTGCGGGACGACGACGAGATCCGCGTCGACCTGCCGCACACCCTGGTGCACCCGGGCCGCACCGTCCTCACCCTGAGCGGTCTGGAGCTGCGCTACGGGGCCCGCGTCCAGGGCGAGTTCGAGCTGCGCGGCCCGGAGCGGATCGCGCTGATCGGGCGCAACGGCGCGGGCAAGACCACGCTGTTGCGCACCATCGCCGGTGAGCTGGAGGCGGTCGCCGGGGAGGCACGGGCGCATGTGCCGATGCGGTTCCTGCCGCAGCGGCTGGACGTTCTGGACGGCGAGCTGACCGTCGCCGAGAACGTGGCGGCATATGCCCCCGACGCGACCAACAACCGCGTCCGGGCGCGCCTGGCCCGCTTCCTGTTCAAGGGCGCCAAGGCCGACCAGCGGGCGGCGACCCTCTCGGGCGGCGAGCGGTTCCGCGCGGCGCTCGCGGCGCTGCTCCTCGCCGAGCCCGCGCCGCAGCTGCTCATGCTCGACGAGCCGACGAACAACCTCGACATGGCGAGCGTGAGGCAGCTGTCGTCGGCCCTGGAGTCGTACGAGGGCGCGCTGATCGTGGCCAGTCACGACCTGCCGTTCCTGGAGTCCATCGGCATTACGCGCTGGCTGCTCCTCGACGGGGAACTGAAGGAAATCACCCAGGAAAAGAAGACAGAAGCTGTCTGGTTTGACGACTAA
- a CDS encoding flotillin family protein, whose amino-acid sequence MSPVLTAVVGVVVLLVLLALVVITRYKVAGPSEAFIVTGRRGKTSTDPDTGRVMTDNSGQKVVVGGGVFVVPFVQQKFTLDLSSRHIPIAVRGAVTLRGVKANLEGVAIVKVGGTEDSIRAAAQRFLVQQDGIVGFTQEVLSGALRSIVGRMSVEDIIRDRAAFAGQVAEEAEASLSGQGLVLDAFQIQDITTEGSYLEDLGRPEAARAKQEADIAEAVARRAAEQARLKAEEEIAIAQRTFALKQAEIKAETDEAAARAAAAGPLAEAARQQDVLTEQEKVAQRQAALTDSELDTKVRKPADAARYQAEQEAEARRIGLVKQAEADAERARLTGEGEKAHRAALADAVRLEGEAEAASIGAKGAAEAEAMHKKADAFARYGDAAVLQMLVEVLPSVVAKASEPLSAVDKMTVISTDGASQLSRTVADNVAQGVELLSSTTGVDLAELLKGITGGKTPSPAPAPAPTSANGRIDVTD is encoded by the coding sequence ATGAGTCCAGTTCTGACCGCCGTCGTCGGAGTCGTCGTACTCCTCGTCCTGTTGGCGCTCGTCGTCATCACCCGCTACAAGGTCGCCGGGCCCAGCGAGGCCTTCATCGTGACCGGGCGGCGCGGCAAGACGTCCACCGATCCGGACACCGGCCGTGTCATGACCGACAACAGCGGTCAGAAGGTCGTGGTCGGCGGCGGCGTCTTCGTCGTGCCGTTCGTGCAGCAGAAGTTCACCCTCGACCTGTCCTCGCGGCACATCCCGATCGCGGTGCGCGGCGCCGTCACCCTGCGCGGTGTGAAGGCCAACCTCGAAGGCGTCGCCATCGTGAAGGTGGGCGGCACCGAGGATTCCATCCGCGCCGCCGCGCAGCGCTTCCTCGTGCAGCAGGACGGCATCGTCGGCTTCACCCAGGAGGTGCTCTCCGGAGCACTGCGCTCCATAGTGGGGCGGATGTCGGTGGAGGACATCATCCGTGACCGTGCCGCGTTCGCCGGGCAGGTCGCCGAGGAGGCCGAGGCCAGCCTCTCCGGCCAGGGCCTGGTCCTGGACGCCTTCCAGATCCAGGACATCACCACCGAGGGCTCCTATCTGGAGGACCTCGGGCGCCCCGAGGCCGCCCGCGCCAAGCAGGAGGCGGACATCGCCGAGGCCGTGGCGCGCCGCGCCGCCGAGCAGGCGCGGCTGAAGGCCGAGGAGGAGATCGCGATCGCCCAGCGGACGTTCGCGCTCAAGCAGGCCGAGATCAAGGCCGAGACGGACGAGGCGGCGGCGCGCGCCGCCGCCGCGGGGCCGCTCGCCGAGGCGGCGCGGCAGCAGGACGTCCTGACCGAGCAGGAGAAGGTCGCCCAGCGCCAGGCCGCCCTGACCGACAGCGAGTTGGACACGAAGGTCCGCAAGCCCGCCGACGCCGCGCGCTACCAGGCCGAGCAGGAGGCGGAGGCCCGCAGGATCGGCCTGGTCAAGCAGGCCGAGGCCGACGCCGAGCGGGCTCGCCTCACCGGTGAGGGCGAGAAGGCGCACCGTGCCGCGCTCGCCGACGCCGTACGTCTTGAGGGCGAGGCCGAGGCGGCCTCGATCGGCGCGAAGGGTGCCGCGGAGGCGGAGGCGATGCACAAGAAGGCCGACGCGTTCGCGCGGTACGGCGACGCGGCGGTCCTCCAGATGCTCGTGGAGGTCCTGCCGAGCGTGGTCGCCAAGGCGTCCGAGCCGCTCAGCGCGGTGGACAAGATGACGGTGATCTCCACGGACGGGGCGAGCCAGCTGTCCCGCACGGTCGCGGACAACGTCGCCCAGGGCGTCGAACTCCTCAGCTCCACCACGGGAGTCGACCTCGCCGAACTCCTCAAGGGCATCACCGGAGGCAAGACGCCCTCTCCGGCGCCCGCCCCGGCGCCCACCTCGGCGAACGGCCGCATCGACGTCACCGACTGA
- a CDS encoding ATP-binding cassette domain-containing protein gives MHQDTHDCITITGARENNLKEVNLSIPKGRLTVFTGVSGSGKSSVVFDTIAVESQRQLNETFTWFVRNRLPKYERPHADAIEDLSPAIVVDQRPIGGHSRSTVGTMTDVYSVIRVLFSRHGTPSAGPATAYSFNDPSGMCPRCDGLGRTVRPDYDRILDPAKSLADGAILFPPFAAGTWHGQTYTNTPDLDPHKPVGHFTEAERQFLMRGGRGRKKVSVDNTGGARDIDYEGLADRFERLYLNRDLSALAQKTRDLVQGFLVQGTCPSCHGARLNPAALATRINGLGIADCTRMEVTDLIEELGRVHDPVAGPIAAAAVAALERIEAIGLGYLSLDRETSTLSGGEGQRLKMVRHLGSSLTGMTYIFDEPSVGLHPRDVGRLNDLLLRLRDKGNTVLVVEHDPDVIAVADHVVDMGPAAGADGGLVVFEGTPDELRQADTLTGRHLRGFRGVKEHPREATGGHWIRGADLHNLKNVSVRVPTGVLTAVTGVAGSGKSTLVSKAFTEAHPDAVVVDQSSIGISGRSTPATYLGIMDTVRRLFARETGTRASLFSFNSHGACERCRGRGIIYSDLAFMDPVTTTCEACEGRRFKDEVLRLTVDGRSVVDVLEMTAERALDFFERFDDTAVRRRLGALRDVGLTYLTLGQPLSTLSGGERQRIKLATQLHRTGTTYVLDEPTTGLHMADVDGLLALLDRLVDAGNTVVVVEHNLDVVKHADWVIDLGPDGGKHGGRIVFEGTPERLLRARGSFTADHLRNALGVDGERAA, from the coding sequence ATGCACCAGGACACACACGACTGCATCACCATCACCGGAGCCCGTGAGAACAACCTCAAGGAGGTGAACCTGAGCATCCCGAAAGGCCGTCTCACGGTCTTCACCGGGGTATCGGGGTCGGGAAAGTCGTCGGTCGTCTTCGACACGATCGCGGTCGAGTCCCAGCGCCAGCTGAACGAGACCTTCACCTGGTTCGTGCGCAACCGGCTGCCGAAGTACGAGCGGCCGCACGCGGACGCCATCGAGGATCTCTCGCCCGCGATCGTCGTCGACCAGCGGCCGATCGGCGGCCACTCCCGCTCCACCGTGGGCACCATGACGGACGTCTACTCCGTGATCAGGGTGCTCTTCTCCCGGCACGGCACGCCGAGCGCGGGCCCCGCGACGGCGTACTCCTTCAACGACCCGTCGGGCATGTGCCCGCGCTGCGACGGCCTCGGCCGGACCGTGCGGCCCGACTACGACCGCATCCTGGACCCCGCCAAGTCCCTGGCGGACGGCGCGATCCTCTTCCCGCCGTTCGCCGCGGGGACCTGGCACGGCCAGACGTACACCAACACGCCCGACCTCGACCCGCACAAGCCGGTCGGGCATTTCACCGAAGCGGAGCGGCAGTTCCTCATGCGCGGCGGGCGCGGCAGGAAGAAGGTCAGTGTCGACAACACCGGCGGCGCACGGGACATCGACTACGAGGGCCTCGCCGACCGCTTCGAGCGCCTGTACCTCAACCGCGATCTGTCCGCCCTCGCCCAGAAGACCCGCGACCTGGTGCAGGGCTTCCTTGTGCAAGGCACCTGCCCGTCCTGCCACGGGGCGCGGCTCAATCCGGCGGCGCTCGCCACCCGTATCAACGGCCTGGGCATCGCCGACTGCACCCGGATGGAAGTCACCGACCTCATCGAGGAGTTGGGCCGCGTCCACGACCCGGTAGCGGGCCCGATCGCCGCGGCGGCCGTGGCGGCCCTGGAGCGCATCGAGGCGATCGGCCTCGGCTATCTGAGCCTGGACCGCGAGACGTCCACGCTCTCCGGGGGCGAGGGCCAGCGGCTGAAGATGGTGCGCCACCTCGGCTCCAGCCTCACCGGCATGACGTACATCTTCGACGAGCCGAGCGTCGGCCTGCACCCGCGCGACGTGGGCCGCCTCAACGACCTGCTGCTGCGGCTGCGCGACAAGGGCAACACCGTCCTGGTCGTCGAACACGACCCGGACGTGATCGCGGTCGCCGACCATGTCGTCGACATGGGGCCCGCGGCCGGCGCCGACGGCGGCCTCGTCGTCTTCGAGGGCACCCCGGACGAACTACGGCAGGCGGACACCCTCACCGGCCGCCACCTGCGCGGCTTCCGGGGCGTCAAGGAGCACCCGCGCGAGGCGACCGGCGGGCACTGGATCAGGGGCGCCGATCTGCACAACCTGAAGAACGTCAGCGTGCGGGTGCCGACCGGGGTGCTCACCGCGGTCACCGGCGTCGCCGGTTCCGGCAAGAGCACTCTGGTGTCGAAGGCGTTCACCGAGGCGCACCCGGACGCCGTGGTCGTCGACCAGTCGTCCATCGGCATCTCCGGCCGCTCCACCCCGGCGACGTACCTCGGGATCATGGACACGGTACGCAGGCTCTTCGCCCGGGAGACGGGCACGAGGGCGAGTCTGTTCAGCTTCAACTCCCATGGAGCGTGCGAGCGTTGCCGGGGGCGCGGGATCATCTACAGCGACCTGGCGTTCATGGACCCGGTGACCACGACGTGCGAGGCGTGCGAGGGGCGGCGCTTCAAGGACGAGGTGCTGCGCCTCACCGTCGACGGCCGGTCCGTCGTGGACGTGCTGGAGATGACCGCGGAGCGTGCGCTGGACTTCTTCGAGCGCTTCGACGACACGGCGGTGCGCCGGCGCCTCGGCGCCCTGCGGGACGTGGGGCTCACCTACCTCACGCTCGGGCAGCCGCTCAGCACCCTGTCCGGCGGTGAGAGGCAGCGCATCAAGCTGGCCACGCAGCTGCACCGCACCGGAACGACGTACGTCCTGGACGAACCGACCACCGGCCTGCACATGGCGGACGTCGACGGGCTGCTCGCGCTGCTCGACCGGCTCGTCGACGCCGGGAACACAGTGGTCGTCGTCGAGCACAACCTCGACGTCGTCAAGCACGCGGACTGGGTCATCGACCTCGGCCCCGACGGCGGCAAGCACGGCGGGCGGATCGTCTTCGAGGGGACCCCGGAGCGGCTGCTGCGGGCGCGGGGCTCGTTCACGGCGGACCACCTCCGAAACGCTCTGGGCGTGGACGGGGAACGCGCTGCATGA
- a CDS encoding WD40/YVTN/BNR-like repeat-containing protein produces the protein MRAMGKSKSMRRAVLAGLCGAALAGAVLAPPATALPDGRDHTPGGGLSWRLKDSGTDARFRGLAAVSRDTAWVAGSKGTVLRTADGGRTWRDVSPPGGAALELRDVEAFDGRRAVVLAIGEGEASRVLRTEDGGATWTESFRNTDPRAFYDCVTFFDRRHGLAMSDPVDGRYRILSTADGGRSWKVLPSSGMPAAQEGEAAFAASGQCLVASGPRDVWLATGGAARARILHSADRGRTWTATDAPIPAGDPARGVFGLAFRDRSHGIAVGGDYRADQASPKAAAVTRDGGRTWAPAEHPPPAYRSGVTWFPHSRATALAVGPTGTDVTKDGGRTWRTVDTGSYDTVDCAPDRGCWASGEKGRIARLER, from the coding sequence ATGAGGGCCATGGGGAAGTCGAAGTCGATGAGGCGCGCGGTACTGGCGGGACTGTGCGGGGCGGCGCTCGCCGGAGCCGTGCTCGCGCCGCCCGCGACCGCCCTGCCGGACGGGCGTGACCACACCCCGGGTGGGGGCCTGAGCTGGCGGCTCAAGGACAGCGGCACCGACGCCCGCTTCCGCGGCCTCGCCGCCGTCAGCCGCGACACGGCCTGGGTGGCCGGGTCCAAGGGCACCGTGCTGCGCACCGCGGACGGCGGCAGGACGTGGCGCGATGTGTCCCCGCCGGGAGGCGCCGCTCTCGAACTGCGGGACGTCGAGGCCTTCGACGGCCGGCGCGCGGTGGTCCTCGCCATCGGCGAGGGCGAGGCGTCCAGGGTGCTGCGCACCGAGGACGGCGGCGCGACCTGGACGGAGTCCTTCCGCAACACCGACCCCCGGGCCTTCTACGACTGCGTGACCTTCTTCGACCGCCGCCACGGCCTGGCGATGAGCGACCCCGTCGACGGCAGGTACCGCATCCTGTCCACGGCCGACGGCGGCCGCTCCTGGAAGGTCCTGCCGAGCAGCGGCATGCCCGCGGCGCAGGAGGGCGAGGCGGCGTTCGCGGCGAGCGGCCAGTGCCTGGTCGCCTCGGGGCCGCGCGACGTGTGGCTGGCCACCGGAGGGGCGGCCCGCGCCCGGATCCTGCACTCCGCCGACCGCGGTCGGACCTGGACGGCCACCGACGCGCCGATCCCCGCGGGCGACCCGGCCCGCGGTGTCTTCGGCCTCGCCTTCCGCGACCGCTCGCACGGCATCGCGGTCGGCGGCGACTACCGGGCCGACCAGGCCTCGCCGAAGGCGGCGGCGGTCACCCGCGACGGCGGCCGCACCTGGGCCCCGGCCGAGCATCCGCCGCCCGCCTACCGCTCGGGCGTGACGTGGTTCCCGCACAGCCGCGCCACGGCCCTCGCGGTCGGCCCGACGGGCACCGACGTCACGAAGGACGGCGGGCGGACCTGGCGGACGGTCGACACGGGTTCGTACGACACCGTGGACTGCGCCCCGGACCGGGGCTGCTGGGCGTCGGGCGAGAAGGGACGGATCGCCCGCCTGGAGCGCTGA
- a CDS encoding Lrp/AsnC family transcriptional regulator yields MDDIDRRLIALLQQDATTAYAALGKEVGLSAGAAHERVRKLRERGVIRRTTIDVDPAALGRGVLAFVMVDSTAWMGDSAEAFAAIPEIQEAHVIAGSAAVLVKVRAATTEELQDVLRRLYAIEGVSGTQATVSLETFFERPVPPAPPSGGGAVKPIKR; encoded by the coding sequence GTGGACGACATCGACCGCAGGCTGATCGCGCTGCTCCAGCAGGACGCGACCACCGCGTACGCCGCGCTCGGCAAGGAGGTGGGCCTGTCGGCGGGCGCCGCCCACGAGCGCGTGCGCAAGCTGCGCGAGCGGGGCGTCATCCGGCGCACCACCATCGACGTGGACCCGGCGGCGCTCGGCCGGGGTGTCCTCGCCTTCGTGATGGTCGACTCGACCGCCTGGATGGGGGATTCGGCCGAGGCATTCGCGGCGATCCCGGAGATCCAGGAGGCGCATGTCATCGCGGGCAGCGCCGCGGTCCTGGTGAAGGTGCGCGCCGCGACGACGGAGGAGCTCCAGGACGTGCTGCGCAGGCTGTACGCGATCGAGGGCGTGAGCGGGACGCAGGCGACGGTGTCCCTGGAGACCTTCTTCGAGCGGCCGGTCCCGCCCGCCCCGCCGAGCGGCGGCGGGGCGGTGAAGCCGATAAAGCGTTGA